From the Salinimicrobium tongyeongense genome, one window contains:
- a CDS encoding exosortase F system-associated membrane protein: MKGVTKIIIILGLVGVLAMIRLYEYRFFYDPFMYFFEKAYQSGDTIDYSFQMFFNVFLRFFLNTLVSLLILWVAFRSWGIIKFSALIYAAFLVVLFPIFVYLMHHVEPGQYLAAFYVRRFLAHPLLILILLPAFYYNRLSRNLKD, translated from the coding sequence ATGAAAGGAGTCACTAAAATTATAATCATCCTGGGGCTTGTAGGGGTACTGGCCATGATAAGGCTCTACGAGTACCGTTTCTTTTACGACCCTTTTATGTACTTTTTTGAAAAAGCCTACCAGAGTGGTGATACTATAGATTACAGTTTCCAGATGTTCTTCAATGTTTTTCTCAGGTTTTTTCTGAATACGCTTGTTTCACTTTTAATTTTGTGGGTAGCCTTCAGGAGTTGGGGGATCATAAAGTTTTCAGCACTTATTTATGCGGCATTTCTGGTGGTGCTTTTTCCCATTTTTGTATACCTCATGCACCATGTTGAGCCGGGGCAGTATCTCGCTGCCTTTTACGTGCGGCGTTTTTTGGCGCACCCGCTGTTGATCCTCATCTTGTTGCCCGCTTTTTATTACAATAGGTTGAGCAGGAACCTCAAAGACTGA